Genomic segment of Arachis hypogaea cultivar Tifrunner chromosome 11, arahy.Tifrunner.gnm2.J5K5, whole genome shotgun sequence:
AACCGTCCAGTCGATGTTAGGTTCGGGTAAATTAACCTCAACTAATTCTTCGAACTCAACATATAACTCGATAACTGACACTTGTGCCCGTGTTTGTTGGTAGATCGAAAACATTCCTTGCATACTTGCATCGTCAACCACATACATGATTTGAAATTGAATAAAACCCCCAAATACTAACACAGActatctataaaaaatatttgtgactctttaatatttgattatcaaCACATTGACAAAGTATACTCTTAAATTCCTCATATGTTATTCCAAAAGGAATAACAAGATCATATGGATTTTCACATACAAAACTCACACCTTCAGATGTTTGTGGAAAGATTTGAtcattataatatattttcaaaCTAACACTttcctccattttcttttcttactctctCAACGAAATAAACCACACTCACACTCAACAAATTCGTTCTTCTTTTTATAATACTCGaggtatatttttttaatctaaaaaatacaGTACGCCCCTTGCATAATGTCATTCCGCCCCTGTGTTCTAGTAATACGCTGTTCTTGTATTGTCAATACGCCCCCTTGTATTATGTttttaatattaaactaataCAATACGCCCTCTTATATTGTGTGTTTAGTATTAAACTAATACAATCCACCCCTTgtattactttttaaaattttcgaaaaagcaatACGCCCCTTGTattgtctttttttattttaaaaaaaaaaatatttgggtAAAGCAATTCTCCCCCTACAGATTGTTAGCCTCCAGAAACATACAAAACACCACCACATCCAATAATAAAGTATTACACCAAATCCTaaccaatattaaaaaaaatgagccGATTATGGATACATATTCTagacaaattaattaacaaatataatttgAAGAAACACATACATTAATTACAAGAATTCCACCAAAATTATTAACCCTACTTTTTTCAACGAAGAAACATCTATCCTTAAGCATTTAGCTCTGAAAATCATCCACAATACCTTTTCTCTTATGACTTCATCCATTACTCTAAGGAATTTCAAAATTTCCAAAAAATAATTGAGTTATTTGCACCTCACAAAAGGACTAACAAAAAAATAGGGAAATATGCAGCTAAGAAAATGTGCAAAATGTTGCTAAAAGCACTTATTTTAAGGAAGCTGAATGTTCTGCACCTCAATAACTTCTCCCCAGCACTGCTTGATTGAGTAGAGTTCACCACATCCTTTGTCTTGTTGCTCACTTTCTTGCTGCATCAAACCAAATGAGAATCACGATTTAGAaacgataatattaaaaattattgggTTCAAAATTTAAgggtaaattaaaataataaaagaaaagaacgatTCTCGTGAGGAAAGCATGCATGATGACTAAAAAACAAAGAGGAGGCAACTAGGCAGACTTTTGTTTCTTACCTTCCTGGAAATATACAGCTCCCGTGACCTGCAAGGTATTCCCCACAACAAAAAGTAAGAATCCCACTAATCTCTTTTgttataacataataataaaccATGGACCCCATTTGCATACTTAAATTAAGTACTTTGATGATTCATGTAACAGTAAGATATTGCACGgtaaaaaaaaaacttggaaaCATGACAAATTACTACGTTAAGTGAATGTAATCTAGAAACACGGTCCAGAATCTTTGCAATTGTCAGAGGGAACAGGATGCTCTCAGATCAACAAGAATTCAACTAGGGACATGCCATGGGGGCATGGAGTGGTTTTTGTTTGTTTCGCACTGCCCTCAATGCTATTACCAACCAGTCCACTCTATTTCATTTCAGCTTTGCAGTTTGTGTGGGTGCCACACTCGAATGCACCTTCATTTCTATGGATCATTACCACAACCCCAATTCAAAGTTCTAATCATTTCCCTGTCCCCAATTATCATCACTAATAAAGTTCCTTGCATTAGTCACGAGACTCAACATTTCACTGATTCATTCTGCTAATATTACCATAAAGTAACTAAATTAGGCAAATCAAGAAGGACTGTTTGTATTGTTAAGTGTAAACCCATAATAGCCAgcttaaaatatgaacaaaaaacaACACCAAGACAAACGAAGTGAATGTGAATATGATGAGAAATTAAAGAACAATGAATGAATGCATAATTAGGCACTTACTGGGATCTGTTGTAGTGATCATAGCTACACCTTTGAAATCACAAGTCCCAGGAGCCTTCCCTTCCTTCTGGAAATAGCTATCAAAGGCATAAGAAGCATGGCTCTTCACATTGTTAGGCTGATAACAACTCTCACCGGGCTGAATCTCGGAGCAATTAGCCCGGCCCGGCCCACAAGCCCAATCAAGTGCAGCCTGCAAAGTCTTGGTATCAAAACCATCCATGGCAATGCAGTATGTCTGATTGGTAGTATCATTGGCCATAAAGGTGCCAATCCCGGAGACATGAAGCAGATACGCCGGCGTGGTGTTTCCATAAAAGAGTCCCCAATTCGCCTCCGAGACCGGCGGCGACCTCAGGTCCTCATTGAACAGCTCGTAGATATACACACTGGAAGTTGTTTCCGGATGTAGAGGGGTTCCGCCGTGACCCAAAATATGGCTAATCAAGTTTGAATTGTAGGTGTCTGCATTGTCCTTGGTAGCATAAGGCTCTTTGGAATCACCCTTTGAAGGCCACCCTGTTTCGGTAACAAGGACCACGACATCAGTGATGTTAAGGTTCTTCATTGAGAAATAAGCAGCATCGACCATGGCATCAAGGACATTGGTGTAGTGAAGCAAGGTGTTGGGGTCAACCATTTCCTTAGAAGGAGTCAAGGGTTTGAAGAGAGCATTGTCGATTGGAACCACACCCTTGTTCTGCATGAAGACGTAGTAAGGGTAAAGGTTCATCATCAAGGGGGAGCCGgttttggagagaaactgaagGAGAGGGACGATGACAGAGGAGAAGCTCTGGTTGAAGAAAGCCTGAGAAGGAGGAAAAGGGTCGAGGATAATGGAAGCGGCGTGAGGGGTTGAAATCTTGATGTGCTGGTGGAGGTTGGAGGCGACGAGGGCGCTGTAGAGGGACTGAATGGCGGGGAGGATGAGAGGGGCGGAGGAGGGGACGGTGGTTAGAACTTCGTCGCCGAC
This window contains:
- the LOC112722890 gene encoding glucan endo-1,3-beta-glucosidase 1 isoform X2, with the translated sequence MAISKLTRTNTLLFFFFFFLFCTELPTPSLAQENQSEQPYVGVNVGTDVSNLLPPSQLVSFLQLQKITHIRIYDANPDILKALSRTKIRVIISVPNNQLLAIGSSNTTAASWIDRNVVSFYPDTLITAISVGDEVLTTVPSSAPLILPAIQSLYSALVASNLHQHIKISTPHAASIILDPFPPSQAFFNQSFSSVIVPLLQFLSKTGSPLMMNLYPYYVFMQNKGVVPIDNALFKPLTPSKEMVDPNTLLHYTNVLDAMVDAAYFSMKNLNITDVVVLVTETGWPSKGDSKEPYATKDNADTYNSNLISHILGHGGTPLHPETTSSVYIYELFNEDLRSPPVSEANWGLFYGNTTPAYLLHVSGIGTFMANDTTNQTYCIAMDGFDTKTLQAALDWACGPGRANCSEIQPGESCYQPNNVKSHASYAFDSYFQKEGKAPGTCDFKGVAMITTTDPTRK
- the LOC112722890 gene encoding glucan endo-1,3-beta-glucosidase 1 isoform X1, with product MAISKLTRTNTLLFFFFFFLFCTELPTPSLAQENQSEQPYVGVNVGTDVSNLLPPSQLVSFLQLQKITHIRIYDANPDILKALSRTKIRVIISVPNNQLLAIGSSNTTAASWIDRNVVSFYPDTLITAISVGDEVLTTVPSSAPLILPAIQSLYSALVASNLHQHIKISTPHAASIILDPFPPSQAFFNQSFSSVIVPLLQFLSKTGSPLMMNLYPYYVFMQNKGVVPIDNALFKPLTPSKEMVDPNTLLHYTNVLDAMVDAAYFSMKNLNITDVVVLVTETGWPSKGDSKEPYATKDNADTYNSNLISHILGHGGTPLHPETTSSVYIYELFNEDLRSPPVSEANWGLFYGNTTPAYLLHVSGIGTFMANDTTNQTYCIAMDGFDTKTLQAALDWACGPGRANCSEIQPGESCYQPNNVKSHASYAFDSYFQKEGKAPGTCDFKGVAMITTTDPSHGSCIFPGSKKVSNKTKDVVNSTQSSSAGEKLLRCRTFSFLKISAFSNILHIFLAAYFPIFLLVLL